The Prunus persica cultivar Lovell chromosome G7, Prunus_persica_NCBIv2, whole genome shotgun sequence genome has a segment encoding these proteins:
- the LOC18769651 gene encoding glycerophosphodiester phosphodiesterase GDPDL7 — protein sequence MIRCLLFISLLIHATLAAKAPNAAAEAPNAGQKAPAGSPTKKWLTLNGQEPLVIARGGFSGLFPESSTYAIDMAKSQSLPGYAFFCNLQLTKDSVGICLSNILLDNTTTISMFYPKDQKTYNVNGKDIRGWFALDFTADQLLNNVSLTQNIFSRPSYFDGTLPIATVEDALGIKPDKFWLNVPYDTFYSQHKISMASFVEKVIRFPSMNYISSPEIGFLKTVSAKVNKGRTKLIFQFLDPEETEPTTKQKYSALVKNLEMIKSVAAGILVPKEYIWPVNKNNYLEAATTLVTEAHKQGLEVHASGFANDIVLPYNYSFDPTAEYLQFVDQPNFSVDGVLTDFPPTASETIACFAQNNNSTKPKKGLPLIITRNGASGTYPGCTDLAYKQAVDDGADIIDCSVQLSSDGVAFCLDTIDLNSGTNALSQFMTKSETIPELQAEAGVFSFQLSWHEIQSLKPQIQSPYGTKEKVYRNPANKDVGKLVTLSDFLEFSKTKAVTGILINIENAAYLASKAGLDIVKTVTSALSNATFDKQSTQQVLIKSDDTSVLSKFKDVKTYRRVLNIKEKISDATKASVDEIKKFADAVTVTKDSIVKISDYFISGKTNVVKEMKAANISVYVHWLKNEFVSLMFDYFSDPIIEIASYVLDYQVDGIVTDFPATANKYMRCPCNDMDPKANIPYPILPVEPGSLLGLVVPEALSPAQAPSPALQASNVADPPLPEVVKKSDTSPPPSSSSSDSTDSGSKSTPAPGSPEKSSAFANAANLCLSLVAIVVLALLAN from the exons ATGATCAGGTGTTTGCTTTTCATATCCTTGTTGATCCACGCAACTTTAGCAGCGAAAGCACCAAATGCAGCAGCGGAAGCACCAAATGCAGGACAGAAGGCCCCTGCGGGGTCTCCAACGAAGAAATGGCTGACTTTAAATG GACAAGAGCCCCTCGTTATAGCTCGTGGCGGGTTTTCGGGACTTTTTCCTGAATCCAGCACCTATGCGATTGACATGGCAAAGTCTCAAAGTTTGCCAGGGTACGCTTTCTTCTGCAATCTGCAGTTAACGAAAGATAGCGTTGGAATATGCCTGTCGAACATTCTGCTTGATAATACAACAACTATATCTATGTTCTACCCTAAAGACCAAAAGACTTACAATGTGAATGGGAAGGATATTCGTGGCTGGTTTGCTTTGGATTTTACAGCTGATCAGCTGTTAAACAATGTATCAC TGACTCAAAACATTTTTTCCCGACCAAGTTACTTCGATGGTACTCTGCCAATAGCTACTGTTGAGGATGCTTTAGGAATTAAACCAGACAAATTCTGGCTGAACGTTCCG TATGATACATTTTATAGCCAACACAAAATCAGTATGGCATCATTTGTTGAAAAGGTAATCAGATTTCCGTCTATGAATTATATCTCATCTCCTGAGATTGGTTTCTTGAAAACCGTAAGTGCAAAAGTGAACAAAGGGAGGACAAAGCTCATCTTCCAGTTCCTAGATCCTGAAGAAACTGaacccacaaccaaacaaAAGTACAGCGCACTTGTGAAGAATCTTGAGATGATCAAGTCAGTTGCCGCTGGAATCCTTGTCCCAAAAGAATACATATGGCCGGTCAATAAGAACAACTATTTGGAGGCTGCCACTACACTCGTGACTGAGGCTCACAAACAAGGGCTAGAAGTACATGCTTCTGGTTTCGCAAATGACATCGTGCTCCCTTATAATTACAGTTTTGATCCAACAGCTGAGTACCTGCAGTTTGTAGATCAGCCAAACTTTTCTGTTGATGGGGTGCTTACAGATTTCCCTCCTACCGCATCCGAAACCATCG CATGCTTTGCACAGAACAATAATAGTACCAAGCCTAAAAAAG GACTTCCTTTGATCATAACAAGAAATGGAGCAAGTGGGACCTATCCTGGCTGCACAGACCTTGCTTATAAGCAAGCAGTAGATGATGGGGCTGACATAATAGATTGCTCAGTTCAACTGTCAAGTGATGGAGTTGCCTTCTGCTTAGATACCATAGACCTCAACTCAGGCACTAATGCATTATCTCAGTTCATGACCAAGAGTGAGACTATCCCTGAACTTCAAGCAGAAGCTGGAGTCTTCTCATTCCAGCTCTCATGGCATGAGATTCAGAGCTTGAAAC CTCAAATACAAAGCCCGTACGGAACTAAGGAAAAAGTATATAGAAACCCAGCTAACAAGGACGTGGGTAAACTGGTGACCCTCTCTGACTTCCTGGAGTTTTCTAAGACAAAGGCAGTTACTGGAATCTTGATAAACATTGAG AATGCTGCGTACCTAGCATCAAAGGCAGGTCTGGACATTGTGAAAACTGTAACCTCTGCCTTGAGCAATGCCACATTTGACAAGCAATCCACTCAGCAAGTGTTGATCAAATCAGATGACACTTCAGTGCTGTCCAAGTTCAAAGATGTGAAAACATACAGAAGGGTGCTCAACATTAAGGAGAAAATAAGTGATGCAACCAAGGCATCCGTGGATGAGATCAAGAAGTTTGCAGACGCAGTAACTGTCACCAAAGATTCCATTGTCAAAATCAGTGATTACTTCATTTCGGGGAAAACGAACGTTGTCAAGGAAATGAAGGCCGCAAACATCTCAGTGTATGTCCATTGGCTGAAGAATGAGTTCGTCAGTCTCATGTTTGATTATTTCTCCGACCCCATCATAGAGATTGCATCATATGTTCTAGACTACCAAGTTGATGGCATCGTCACCGATTTCCCAGCAACTGCTAACAAATATATGA GGTGCCCATGTAATGATATGGACCCCAAAGCCAATATCCCATATCCCATTTTACCAGTGGAACCTGGTTCTTTGCTGGGTTTGGTAGTCCCCGAGGCATTGTCACCAGCACAAGCCCCAAGCCCAGCTCTTCAAGCTTCCAATGTCGCTGACCCCCCCCTTCCTGAAGTGGTGAAGAAAAGCGACACCAGCCCACCACCCTCCAGCAGTAGCTCTGATTCAACTGATTCCGGCTCCAAATCGACACCTGCTCCTGGATCTCCTGAAAAGTCAAGTGCTTTCGCAAATGCTGCCAATCTTTGTCTTTCCTTAGTTGCCATAGTGGTTCTCGCTTTGCTGGCAAATTAA
- the LOC18769589 gene encoding ABC transporter I family member 1 isoform X2, which translates to MSLRKPPLPRLLLDNVSCMRNAQQILRHVNASIHDGGALVLMGTNGSGKTTFLRMLAGFSRPSAGQVLWNGHDITDSGVFHQYKLQLNWLSLKDAVKEKFTVLDNVQWFEVLEGKQGNSMPALELMGLGRLAKEKARMLSMGQRKRLQLARLLAMDRPIWLLDEPSVALDTEGLKLLEYIIAEHRKKGGIVIVATHQPIEIEDAMYLRLPPRFPRRMTLVDMLDRSDF; encoded by the coding sequence ATGTCTCTCAGAAAGCCCCCGCTTCCCCGTCTCCTTCTCGACAATGTCTCTTGCATGAGGAATGCCCAACAAATCTTGAGACATGTAAATGCCTCCATTCATGATGGTGGAGCACTTGTACTGATGGGCACTAATGGCTCAGGCAAGACTACCTTCCTGCGTATGTTGGCTGGATTTTCTCGTCCTTCAGCTGGTCAGGTCCTGTGGAACGGCCATGACATCACAGATTCAGGTGTTTTCCACCAGTACAAGCTTCAACTTAACTGGCTCTCCCTTAAAGATGCTGTGAAGGAGAAGTTCACAGTTCTGGACAATGTTCAGTGGTTTGAAGTTCTTGAAGGCAAGCAGGGGAATTCAATGCCAGCTTTGGAGCTGATGGGGCTTGGGAGACTGGCAAAGGAGAAAGCAAGAATGCTGTCTATGGGGCAGCGGAAAAGGCTGCAGCTCGCGAGGTTGCTGGCAATGGATAGGCCAATCTGGTTGCTTGATGAGCCTTCTGTTGCTTTGGACACTGAGGGGCTGAAGTTGCTTGAATATATCATTGCAGAGCATAGGAAGAAAGGTGGAATTGTGATTGTGGCAACACATCAGCCAATTGAGATTGAAGATGCCATGTATTTGAGGCTGCCACCTAGGTTCCCAAGGAGGATGACTCTGGTAGATATGCTTGATCGTTCggatttttga
- the LOC18769589 gene encoding uncharacterized protein LOC18769589 isoform X1, giving the protein MEKPSWVPTLVAQACLCFSLYLAFQLGQPQKPMYHGTNGTRPLDLYFISVGGGFRPLNQQTHLLKQMEKVVKKYKAKFVVDISDLGKDDPLMQNGTLLFSSLKLPWYTTRVSERHGGGYFQKKINLPYEKTLDVIVVDTGLLQGTGSLGGFGNNQLHWLKRTLEATSSNWRIVVGFHPLAICEDGEEGMGAKKVFESLQLIFMKFEVNAYLSAQGCASSVRRHSLSYLGNTGQMEDGFLLHRVSTLEIVTYFVSSGGEVVHKSVLHQRGKEIM; this is encoded by the exons ATGGAAAAACCCTCTTGGGTTCCTACTTTGGTGGCGCAGGCATGTTTGTGCTTTAGTCTCTACCTTGCTTTTCAACTGGGTCAGCCTCAGAAGCCTATGTACCATGGTACAAATGGGACGAGACCCCTTGATCTTTACTTTATTAGCGTTGGAGGGGGCTTCAGACCTCTCAATCAACAGACCCATCTTCTCAAACAG ATGGAGAAGGTGGTAAAGAAGTACAAGGCAAAGTTCGTGGTGGACATTAGTGATCTTGGGAAAGATGATCCGCTCATGCAGAAT GGTACCCTGCTTTTCTCATCACTGAAACTTCCCTG GTACACCACTAGAGTTTCAGAAAGACACGGAGGAGGTTACTTCCAAAAGAAGATCAATTTACCTTACGAGAAAACCTTAGATGTCATTGTGGTGGATACTGGATTGTTACAG GGCACCGGATCATTAGGTGGGTTCGGAAACAATCAGTTACATTGGCTGAAAAGGACACTAGAAGCAACCAGTAGTAACTG GCGCATAGTCGTTGGATTCCACCCATTGGCTATTTGTGAAGATGGTGAGGAGGGAATGGGAGCAAAGAAAGTTTTTGAGTCTCTACaacttatttttatgaaatttgaagtg AATGCATACTTAAGTGCGCAGGGTTGTGCTAGCAGTGTCCGACGACACAGCCTGAGCTACCTTGGGAACACGGGCCAAATGGAGGATGGGTTTCTTCTTCATAGAGTCAGCACACTAGAGATT GTAACCTACTTTGTTAGCTCAGGTGGGGAAGTTGTGCATAAATCTGTACTCCATCAGAGGGGTAAGGAGATCATGTAA
- the LOC18769589 gene encoding uncharacterized protein LOC18769589 isoform X3, protein MNSSTCRYTTRVSERHGGGYFQKKINLPYEKTLDVIVVDTGLLQGTGSLGGFGNNQLHWLKRTLEATSSNWRIVVGFHPLAICEDGEEGMGAKKVFESLQLIFMKFEVNAYLSAQGCASSVRRHSLSYLGNTGQMEDGFLLHRVSTLEIVTYFVSSGGEVVHKSVLHQRGKEIM, encoded by the exons ATGAATAGTAGCACTTGTAGGTACACCACTAGAGTTTCAGAAAGACACGGAGGAGGTTACTTCCAAAAGAAGATCAATTTACCTTACGAGAAAACCTTAGATGTCATTGTGGTGGATACTGGATTGTTACAG GGCACCGGATCATTAGGTGGGTTCGGAAACAATCAGTTACATTGGCTGAAAAGGACACTAGAAGCAACCAGTAGTAACTG GCGCATAGTCGTTGGATTCCACCCATTGGCTATTTGTGAAGATGGTGAGGAGGGAATGGGAGCAAAGAAAGTTTTTGAGTCTCTACaacttatttttatgaaatttgaagtg AATGCATACTTAAGTGCGCAGGGTTGTGCTAGCAGTGTCCGACGACACAGCCTGAGCTACCTTGGGAACACGGGCCAAATGGAGGATGGGTTTCTTCTTCATAGAGTCAGCACACTAGAGATT GTAACCTACTTTGTTAGCTCAGGTGGGGAAGTTGTGCATAAATCTGTACTCCATCAGAGGGGTAAGGAGATCATGTAA
- the LOC18769589 gene encoding uncharacterized protein LOC18769589 isoform X4: protein MEKPSWVPTLVAQACLCFSLYLAFQLGQPQKPMYHGTNGTRPLDLYFISVGGGFRPLNQQTHLLKQMEKVVKKYKAKFVVDISDLGKDDPLMQNGTLLFSSLKLPWHE from the exons ATGGAAAAACCCTCTTGGGTTCCTACTTTGGTGGCGCAGGCATGTTTGTGCTTTAGTCTCTACCTTGCTTTTCAACTGGGTCAGCCTCAGAAGCCTATGTACCATGGTACAAATGGGACGAGACCCCTTGATCTTTACTTTATTAGCGTTGGAGGGGGCTTCAGACCTCTCAATCAACAGACCCATCTTCTCAAACAG ATGGAGAAGGTGGTAAAGAAGTACAAGGCAAAGTTCGTGGTGGACATTAGTGATCTTGGGAAAGATGATCCGCTCATGCAGAAT GGTACCCTGCTTTTCTCATCACTGAAACTTCCCTG GCATGAATAG